The Mesotoga infera genome contains the following window.
CCACCTATAGAGTAAGTGTATAGACCCAGCTTCGTATTGAAGAGAAGGTACCAGGCAAGAGCAAATACTCCAAGCATTATTAACACAGGCACAGGAATTCCGAAGATCTCTCCGCTCCCGATTTCCCTGAAACCTGCCGGAAAACCTGTTACAGGCCTCCCCTGAGTGAAAGCCTGAGTGAGACTTCTGGCAATTGCCATAGTGGCAAGAGTTACTATGAAGGGCTGAAGTTTCATTTTGGCAATGATTACACCATTGAATGCACCCATAAGAGCACCTATTCCGAGCGCAGCCAGAATTCCAAGCAGAGGAGAAGTGTTCTTAACAACACTTGCCCCGACTACTGCTGAGAAAGCGAATATCGAACCTACTGAAAGGTCTATCCCTCCAGAGATTATTACAAAAGTCATCCCAAATGCAATTATTCCGTTTATAGAGACCTGTCTGAGAACGTTCATGAAATTCGAAACGGTAAAGAATCTATCGCTTAGAAAGCTGAACACAAGAACAATTCCAACAAAACCGACAACTATCGGAAACCTTCTCAA
Protein-coding sequences here:
- a CDS encoding ribose ABC transporter permease, yielding MKKTLSLLRRFPIVVGFVGIVLVFSFLSDRFFTVSNFMNVLRQVSINGIIAFGMTFVIISGGIDLSVGSIFAFSAVVGASVVKNTSPLLGILAALGIGALMGAFNGVIIAKMKLQPFIVTLATMAIARSLTQAFTQGRPVTGFPAGFREIGSGEIFGIPVPVLIMLGVFALAWYLLFNTKLGLYTYSIGGNVQATKLSGVKVDRYKIVIYIISGLLSALSALILTARLNSAQPIFGEGYELDAIAAVVLGGTSLSGGKGSIVGTVFGIMVLGIINNGMNLVNISPFYQQAVKGAVILLAVMAESNND